tgtggatgcgggccctagattggggtcaatcaaggtccagatttcggctttatcagttttctttcaaaaacaattggcctcctttccagaagttcagaacttcgtgaaaggggttctgcgcatccacatttgtgcctccagtggcaccatgggaccttaatgtggtggtgcagttccttcaatcggattggtttaaaCCTctgcaagagatagagttgaagtttctcacttggaaggtggtgatgcttttggccttggcatccgcaaggcgggtgtctgaatttggtggccttgtctcacaagagcccgtacctgatcttccatgaagatagggcagagttaagaactcgtcaacagtttcttccaaaggtggtttagtctttccacataaaccaacctattgtagtgccagtggctactgaccctttcactgagtcaaagtctctacatgtcattagagctttgaagatttatgtcgcaagaacagctcggataagaaaaacaggggctctgtttgtcctgtatgctcccaacaagattgggtgtcctgcttctaagcagactattgcgcgctggatcagagggacgattcagcacgctccttccccggcaggattgctgttaccgaagtcggtgaaagcccattcttctaggaaagtgggctcatcctgggcagctgcccagggcgcttcggcgttacagctttgccgagcggctacttggtcagggtcaaacacatttgctaattttttttcagtttgacaccttggctgatgaggacctccagtttggtcaatcggtgctgcagagtcatccgcactctcccgcccgtactggagctttggtataaccccatggtactgaagtggaccccagcatcctctaggacgtatgagaaaatagtattttgatacctaccggtaaatccttttctcctagtccgtagaggatgctgggcacccggcccagtgcgtaatttacctgcagtttgttcttatagttacacaagttgtgtttcatttgttttcagcatgttgctgtaaaatgGTTTCattcctgttggcgtgtgtcatgttgaatgtcaTGTTATGCGGCATGGTTGagttgtgagctggtatgaatctcaccattagtattaagtaaatcctttcctcgaaatatccatctccctgggcacagttcctataactgaggtctggaggaggggcatagagggaggagccagttcacacccttgaaagtcttaaagtgcccatggctcttgcggaaccatctataccccatggtactggagtggaccccagcatcctctacggactaggagaaaaggatttgcctGTCGGTATCAAAAtgctatttttaattacctaccggtaaatccttttctcgtagtccgtaaaggatgctgggcgcccgccctgtgcttcgttttcctgcattgttaattggttaagtattggttcagctgtcgcTGTTCCTCTtttatgctggttagcatggtttcttctagttcctgctggttggcatggtttctttgtttcatgctggttggcatggtttctccatgttgcatgctggtttgcatggtttctccatgttgcatgctggtcagcatggtttttcaattcagtgtgagctggtgtgattctcaccactatctgtgtatttccttctctcgaagtatgtccgtctcctcgggcacagtttctagactgagtctggtaggagggttatagagggaggagccagcccaaactattaaactcttaaagtgcccatggcttccaaggaacctgtctataccccatggtactaaaatggaccccagcatcctctgcggactacgagaaaaggatttactggtaggtaatttaaaatcctatattttttaATTGATGCTAATTTTGTAATCACAAAATGCAAATGATCAATGTTTTCTACTCTGTATGTACTTTGAATCCATGGCTTCaataaaaaaagaattaaaaaagggaaaacgttcaagcaattctcattgctccggattggccaagaaggacctggtatgtGGGTCTACTGGAGATTCTCCTAGAGGACccctggcctctacctctgcggGAAGATCTTCTACAAcatgggccattcgtctatcaagacttaacactgcTACGttagacggcatggaagttgagcgtcaaattttagcccAGAAAGacattccggacaaggttattccaacgcTGATCCAAACCAgggaaggggtaacgtctaaacattaccaccgtttttgaaaaaaatatggctcgtggtgtgaaaacaggaaatttcctgcagtggaatttcagctgggacgttttctcctttttctacagacaGGTGTGGCTGtaggcctatgtttgggctccttgaaagtccagatttcggccttatccattttcttccagaaacaatttgcttccctccctgagtttcagacattcttgaagggggttctgcacatctaaccaccctttgtgcctcccacggcaccttgggatctcaatgtggtgttgcagtttctccgatcggagtggtttgagcctttacaggaggttgacgtaaagtttcttacttggaagtccgttacactgttggccttatcTTCCACAAGGCGTGTgttggaactgggggcgttgtagcACAAAAACCCctattgatttttcatgaagatagagctgaactcagaacgcgtcagcggtttcttcctaaggtgatgtctgcatttcatatcaaccaacctattgtggttccggtatttACAGACACCTCGgcttcctcaaagtccttggatgttgtgaggactttggagatctatgtgaagaggacagcacgtcacaggaaatctgaatcgctgtttgttctctacgatcccaagaaaattgggtgtcctacttccaagCAGTCTGTTGCTCACTGggtcaggtgtactatccagcaggcttattttacggcaggtttgccggttcctaaagtacaggcccactcgactagttcggtgggttcttcctgggcggctgcccggggtgtctcgactttacagctctgcctagctgctacttggtcaggttcgaacacgtttgttaagttctacaagttcgatgccttggcctctgaggaccttcagtttggtcaatcagttctgcagggacaTCGGCATtctcccaccctgtttgggagttttagtacatccccatggtactaatgtggaccccggtatcctctaggacataatagaaaataggattttaattacctaccggtaaatccttttctcgtggcgcggggggggggggggggacacacgacACGCCACGCcacgccctgggccagctccggacccaaAACTGACCACAAGCAGCCTGTCGGGGTCTAAGGATCCAAGCCAGCTTgaactcctccggccagtataatctgcatagagcgggaagacggcgccattgagggggcggggcttctcctcagagcggacccagcagcgttcagcgccattttccagcctgcagctcaagtggatgccaggtccctcctgctcaactccagctatctgtacggtaccagggggctgtagaaggggggtaggagactgtgttaaggctgtgtcacctattaagggacacagtcagtgcgGGTTTAAGGTTTCCCTATACTATAACAGTGCtgtgtgggggttggctccaatctctgtctctctggggaaactctgcccagtaccctgtgtgtttgtggggtgtttgaggttGTATATCAACATGTCTAGgggcactgtttcatatgctgcagaggagttgtcttcccaggaagactccattccatgtaataaggattgcactgttttagcacagatcccagctagagagccagaatggtttgtttctctgagggggactatttctcagatttctgatgggGCTgccaggactgagcatgccactcgggtcctccagtcctctatggtggtatggtctgatactgcctcctcaggGTCCCCTGCAGTACATTCTCAAAAATGTGCGctggcaattatgcaggatgacacggacaccgactctgacactgcagacggtgacggggatgtgttgaggggggcggcatcacttgccaaaggggtgcagttgatgattgatgctgtcagggatgttttacacatctcAGACAcgactccggaacaggtggaggaagcCTTTATTACAGATAAGAAgctccccctcaccttcccggtatccaaagaattaaatgctatctttgaaaaggcatgggaaactccggaaaagaaattccagattcccaagagggtcttggtagcttttcccttcccagaggaagataggaagagatgggagtccccgccgatagtcaacgactttgtctccaggctgtccaaagaggtggtattaccggtcccaaGATCTACTGCCTACTGCGTTAAAGGactcggcagatcgcaaggtggatgctacgctgaaatccatttacacggcttcaggggctatattgcggcctactattgcctgtgcttaGATTggataaagctattgccaggtggtcaatcactctgcaggaggaatcgactacgctggataagggtgacgttgatttatttttacgtaatatgcaggattcctggtggattccatgaaggacctgggttccatggctgcggggatctcgtgcatgtccgtctcggctcgcagaagtctctggctgcgcaactggtctgcggacgtggaatccaggaagtgCGTGCAAGGCCTGCCAAacaagggtcaggctctctttggggaggcgctggatgcgtggattgccacagctaccgcgggtacgtctccttttctcccctcagctgcaccggctacgaagaagcccttttcatctCCCATGTCACAGTCCTTTTGGGACCGGGAGGCCTAGAaataataagccttcgaacaccttcagaggtggtcgtgccaagggaaagaaacctgctcccgcaggttttcATGCCcaaaagcccgcttctgatacccctaagtcctcctccgcatgacggtggacagctaggcctggaggaaggtcaggttggGGGCAAGACtcgggcagttcagccacgtctgggtgtcgtcgggtctggacccatgggtactggatatagtgtccagagggtacagactggagtttcaagatcccctgcctcaccgtttcttcaaatcaggcttgccagccctgctggcagtcagggcagttcttctggaggccatcagaaaattggtggtgtcagaggtcattgtttcggtctcacttcagcagtggaacaagggtgatTATCcgaacctttctctgacgtcctagtggatgctggggactccgtaaggaccatggggaatagacgggctccgcaggagactgggcactccaaagaaggatttaggactatctggtgtgcactggctcctccccctatgaccctcctccaagcctcagttagatttctgtgcccggacgagctggatgcacactaggggctctcctgagctcctaggaagaaagtatatgttaggttttttattttcagtgagacctgctggcaacaggctcactgcatcgagggactaaggggagaagaagcgaacctacctaagtggtggtagcttgggcttcttgggctactggacaccattagctccagagggattgaacacaggacctgacctcgtcgtccgttcccgtagccgcgccgccgccccccttacagagccagaagcaagaaggtggtccggaaaatcggcggctgaagacttcggtcttctccaaggtagcgcactgcagctgtgcgccattgctcctcatgcacaccacacactgcggtcactgatgggtgcagggcgcttgggggggggggggcgccctgagcagcaatactgacaccttggctggcaaactggcaccatatatagccccagaggctatataggtgctttttaacccctgccagaatccataaaaatgcgggagaaaagtcagcgaaaaaggggcggagctatctcccttagcacactggcgccatttttccctcacagctccgctggagggaagctccctggctctcccctgcagttaatacactacagaaagggtaaaaagagagggggggggcacaatttaggcgcagtataaaatatgtataggcagctataagggaaaacactctttataggtgatatccctgtgatatatagcgccctggtgtgtgctgacatactctccctctgtctccccaaagggctttgtggggtcctatcctctgtcagagcattccctgtgtgtgtgctgtgtgtcggtacggctgtgtcgacatgtatgaggaggatattgatgtggaggcggagcgaatgcctgtaaatgtgatgtcaccccctgcggggtcgacaccggtgtggttggacttatggaaggattacgtgaaagtgtcaactccttacacgaggggtctcggctttacaactttgccgaagctgctacttggtcaggggcaaacatgtttgctaaattctacaaatttgataccctgactgaggaggacctggagttctctcattcggtgctgcagagtcatccgcactctcccgcccgtttgggagctttggtataatccccatggtccttacggagtccccagcatccactaggacgtcagagaaaataagattttactcaccggtaaatctatgtctcgtagtccgtagtggatgctgggcgcccatcccaagtgctaattgtctgcaatacttgtacatagttattgttacaaaaatcgggttttgttgtgagccatctcttcagaggctccaattgttatactgttaaccggggttcctatcacgtgttatatggtgtggctggtatgagtcttacccaggattcaaaatccttccttattgtgtcagctcttccgggctcagttcctaactgaggcttggaggagggtcatagggggaggagccagtgcacaccagatagtcctaaatctttctatagagtgcccagtctcctgcggagcccgtctattccccatggtccttacggagtccccagcgtccactacggactacgagaaatagatttaccggtgagtaaaatctattttttgtggtaccgaagccggatggttcggtacggcctttgaaccccttatctcagggagttcaaattcaagatggaatctctgagagctgtcatctcaggactgacggagggggagttcctggtgtctctggacatcaaggatgcttagctttacattcccatttgggcgccgcatcaagcatatctcagatttgcgctgatggacgatcactatctgttccaggcgctgccgtttggcctctccacagcaccgaggatcttcacaaaggtgatggcggagatgatggttctcctccgcaaacagggggtgaacataattccatatctggacgatctcctgatcaaggcgtcgtccagggagaggttgttgcagtccattgcgctCACAACACAactgctcaggaggcacggttggatcctaaaccttccaaagtctcatctggaacagacagggcggctGTCTTTcccgggaatgatcctcgacacggaagtgcagaggttatttctccctgtggagaaagcgttggtccgggatgtcttacccgggtattggttcatcaatgcatacgccttctggggaagatggttgccgcctacgaggctctgcagtatggcaggtttcatgctcgaccttttcagctggacctatggaaccagtggtcgggctctcacctacacatgcacaagaggatacgcctgtctccaaaagccaggatttcactcctctggtggctacaactttctccccttctggaaggccgaaggttcggaattcaggactggatccttttaaccacagaggcAAGTCTAAGAGGTAAGGGAGCAGTCActctgggggaaaccttccaaggaaggtggtcgaatcaagaatctcttctcccaataaacatcctggagctaagggccgtgtacagtggcctacataaaccgacaaagcggaacgaagagcagggctgccatgtcagaggtgtcaagagtgtcgggagtagacaactgggaagcagacttcctcgacaGACAcagtctccatccaggggagtggggcctccatccggaggtgttcgaggaggtaaccggttggtggatggttcctcacatagacatgatggcctcccgcctcaacaagaagctggggaggtactgttccagatcgAGGTTCCTGCAGGCAGTGGGTGTTCACGtcactgtatgtgttccctccacttcctctgattccaaaggtccttcagctggtaagaagaacaacggttctggcaatcctcattgctccggactggccaaggagggcttggtatgcggatcttttgctggaagatccacggcccttacctcttcgggaggatctgctgctgcatgggccgttcgcctatcaagacttacagcagctacgtttaacggcatggcggttgaacgccagatcttagctcggaaaggtattccgagtaaggtcattcctatcctgattcaggctaggaagggggtgacgtctaaacattaccaccgtatttggaagaaatatgtttcttggtgtgaagccaggaagtttcctgcagtggagcttcaacttggacgttttctccttttcctgcaggcaggagtggatatgggcctgagattgggatccattaaggtccaaatctctgctttgttcatcttctttcaaaaacaattggctgtcctccttgagattcagacctttttgaaaggggttatgcacatctagcctccctttgtggcgccagtgacaccttgggatctagatgtggtgttgcagttcctacaatcagcatggcttgagcctctactggaggctgacatcaagtttctcacgtggaaggcggtcactctgttggccttggttTCTGCCCGATGCATGTTGGAATTGGGGGTTTTGTCTTGCAAAAGTcctttatctgatcttccatgaagacagggcggaacttaggactcgtccacagttcctgcctaaggtttagGGAAGCCAAtttccgggccattttttcaatcccggggatcgggattgaaaaatggccaatcccgggatacccgggattggcttttagataggtggccgccccctcgcccaacCCCGCCCCGCCCACCCCGCACATATAACATACCATATACCGAGGGCTGGCGGGAGGGGATCGTCTGTTCATCGCTGCTGACGGCTTCTGATAGCGCAGCGTGACCTTTCACGCTGCGCttgggacccggaaggaggaagccgggcagcgtctgagcgtcctgtggacgctcaacgctgatccctcaacccccgggattggagcttccaatcccgggattgaatcccggccatttttggccctaaatcccgggatcccgccgatcccgggattggccaccctactaagGTTGTattggctttccatatcaaccaacctattgtggtgccagtggctactgactcctcaattgcttcaaaggccttggatgtggtacgggctttgaagatctatgtgaactgctcgtcataggaaatctgactctctatttgtcctctacgatcccaagaaaattgggtgtcctgcttctaagcagtcgattttgcgctggatcaggttcactatccagcatgcgtattctacggcaggactgccgtgtccgaaatcggttaaggcctactctactcgtaacGTGGGTTctgcctgggcggctgcccgggatttCTCGtccctacagctgtgccgagctgctacttggtctggttcaaacaggtttgccaagttttacaagtttgatactctggcctctgatgatctcaagtttggtcaggcagtattgcaggagcctccgcgctttccctcctgtactgggagctttggtacatccccatggtactaacatggaccccagcatcctctaggacgtaagagaaaataggattttaattacctgccggtaaatactTATCTCGTAgtccgcttcattttcctgcattggttttatggttcagtgttacctggttcctaggtaagttctgcgttatttactgtttcagctgttgctgcagttgttccggcatgttggccggattcgcatgtttgtgtgagctggtatgaatctggccactatctgtgtaattccttctctctaagtatgtcgtctcctcgggcagtttctagattgagtctggtaggaggagcatagcgggaggagccagcccacacttttaaactctaaaagtgccaatggctcttggtggacccgtctataccccatggtactaatatggactccagcatcctctacggactacgagaaaaggatttaccggcaggtagttcaaatcctattttttttggtcatgcttgagcacaggtttaATTGCAGCATACCATGTTGACGTGCAGGGGTGCCTTTAGTGGAGTTTGGGCGTGGATTTTCAtgtttttatgtgctaatgtgtttttttttggtacatgcttgagcacaggtttaATTGTAGCATGCCATGTTGGGGTGCCTTTAGTGGAgtttgggcgtttttttttttgaaaaaaaaattttgcatcgtgattttcttttttttatgaatAATGTGAGGTGTGTAGCACTGTTTTAATTTTGGGGTATTTTGGTTGTGTTTTGTGGGGTACATatgtcattttttttgttttttaaaacaggAATGTCCAGGGAccagcgcccccgcgccaccccttCCCCCCACTTCTCAGAAAAATTGCTGGACAGCAACGATGAGTGGgccccgacccaggaggaggagataGGCGAGCAGCCGAGGTCATCAAGGGACCAAGGCCGTAGGAGAAAAAAGAAAAGGCCAAGCCAGGTAATTGCTTTCAGCGCCTGCAGCCAcactagcatccaacttgacacacccatgGGCCACTTGCGCACTGCCAGGCACACCAACACACCCcaaggcacacctacaggtatctgcgCACTGCCAGAGATACTGACACACTCCGATGGACACCTACAGATCATTGTGAtagtattaattgcatgttttatttccctaaAAGGCAACAAGCCAGCCAGAGCGTCAGTCAGATGAGGAAGCCTCTGGAGAAGACACAGGACGGAAGAATCCGCGTGGACCCCGGTACACCGAGgcagaaaactgtgccctagtggatggtgtcgacaggtcctacgacgttctgtacggACTAAGGGCCCAGAATACTGCAGCAAATACAAAGAGGAAGATCTGGGTGGCCATCACGGATCAAGTCATTGCAGTATCTGGAAACtgtcggagcaccagaaactgcatgaagcgttacagtgactgccgtagacagaccaagaaaaagatggggattcagcgccaacATGAGACAACAACCGGAGGCGGTCCGCCTCTGAATTTCAAGTGGCTGCCCTGGGAGAAAGTtataaaaaggcgcatgaaccctgtcatggtccaaggagttcgaggAAGTGTGGACTCcacccgtcctgctggctttcaagaggaggaagaaccgcccagaagacggaagatggcGGGAGCCCAGCTGTCCAAAAAGAGacgtgatggtaagaatacattcaaatGTGCTGTACTAAACTATTATTTATTTTCTTTGCTAATGTTTGTTCTTTCCCCTAGACACGCCTACGCGCAGACCTTTACCTACACGCCGGACATCACCAGCGCCCAGACCAGCACCTGTGCGCCAAATTTCAACAGCACGCagtacatcacctgcgcgcagggcaTCACCAGCTCGTGATCAATCCTCCAGAAGCTCagagactgtgaccgaagagcctcaagaaGCAGACATCACCCTTTAtactgtggacccatcacccgacctGTTTGAGTCGACATGGTTAACCGATGAGACATTTTCAGGGTCTGATGACAGCAGTGCCGACGCATCAATCCGTAGCCAAGAAATGTCTCCAGATTTGAGGCCCAGAGAAGCACCTGGAGCATCGGCAGCACAGAATGCAGAAGGTTAATATATGAATCCATTCTGGTTTTTTTGGTCAccattttctattgtttactaagtTACGTTTTTTTGGGTGAACTTTTGTAAACAGAGGTGCCAcacaccagcagcggacttgcgttaGGGATCagtccctacttcaggccggatctgttACAGGAAGAGTTGGACGACGAGATGGATGTGCAGCAGCCTGCAGTTTTTACAACCCTGTGTAAGTAATTGGATAAACAGAAactatttttacaattttttttaagcTTGAACCTTAAAACATATGTAGGCATATGTGTCTTCTAATTTATTTCtacttttcttttcagctgcacaaatgcaattggtgacaGACgttcagcaagggcaggatccctcaagggTTCAGAGGGTAAGCAACCTGGCAACAGAGATGCTGCAACGCCAGGACAGTTTTCGGGATGTCATCAACACCAGACTGGGGGCCATTGAGAAGTCAATGGAGAAGATGGCCACAGTTATGGTTGAGATGCAAAAGGCCATGGCCCACAGCATGGCTGTGTTGATAGAGACCAGGCAGAAAGATCACAGGGAGAGACTGGACGTCCTCCACAGTCTGgtgacatccatcaaccggctggtggagaacacggCATGCCTGTCGCAAAGCAGTCACAACATGTCTGAAAGCCAGCGACATTCCGCAGCCAGCGCACAGCTCATCGCAACGACACTCCAGATGATCTACGACAAACTCCCAGAGTCAGCTCAACAACATGCCATTCAGCCACCACATCTGCCACCAccagccacactgacgcctcctggCCTTTCTCCACCACAACCCTGGAATGGACAGTCACATCAGTACCAAGGGTATGCAGGGATGTACCCCATCTACGAAATGCCTCTACCACAAACACCGGCCTCAACATCTACACAAGAACGGCCACTAAGGCCAATACAACGCACTCAGCAGCCGCCAAGGACACCGTCGCCACCTCAGGAGGAAGAGGATCAGGACAGCCCCCACACACAATAGAGCGggcatattttttcattatttccAATGTTAATGTTGCTGCTTACCCTTTTCtctctcccattagttttttttcttttgtattaaTGTTCTAATTTTCTGTGTTTAAATTTAATATGTAGTCTTTGTTTTTATGAACAATTAAATTACGTCTGTTAATTTTCTACAATAAATGTTAAATTGAGAAGTTTTGTGTTTTCCTTTTCAGAAATTGTAAAGGTAATTTCAAAGTGAGCATTTAAGGGGTGTGGTTGTTGGGAAGGTCTTGAGGTAGGCCGTCATGGTAGCGGGGGTGAGGGTGTTAGCGCCACTGTCCACTTTAAAGGGTTCAGGTTCGTGGAGGTACATTCCAGGGGCAATCTGCGGaagagaaaaaggatttatttCAAGGTACTTGAAAGCGTGTCATCCCTCCTGAAAAAGAA
This Pseudophryne corroboree isolate aPseCor3 chromosome 3 unlocalized genomic scaffold, aPseCor3.hap2 SUPER_3_unloc_1, whole genome shotgun sequence DNA region includes the following protein-coding sequences:
- the LOC134983106 gene encoding uncharacterized protein LOC134983106 yields the protein MENHRPLASLDGPSNRDTPERCPRSLYSQDCTEENHRIPQEDQIERLSDIKIADIEGEEETFVTDIKAEDIEGEETYATDIKTEDIEEEEIYMTVIKAEDIEEEETYVTDIKAEDLEGEETYVTDIKAEDLEGEETYVTDIKAEDLEGEETYVTDIKAEDIKGEEETNVTDIKAEDIEEEEPNVTDIKAEDIEGEETYVTDIKAEDIEGEETYVMIDQQSKEEEIPTDIGTGMSRDQRPRATPSPHFSEKLLDSNDEWAPTQEEEIGEQPRSSRDQGRRRKKKRPSQATSQPERQSDEEASGEDTGRKNPRGPRYTEAENCALVDGVDRSYDVLYGLRAQNTAANTKRKIWVAITDQVIAVSGNCRSTRNCMKRYSDCRRQTKKKMGIQRQHETTTGGGPPLNFKWLPWEKVIKRRMNPVMVQGVRGSVDSTRPAGFQEEEEPPRRRKMAGAQLSKKRRDDTPTRRPLPTRRTSPAPRPAPVRQISTARSTSPARRASPARDQSSRSSETVTEEPQEADITLYTVDPSPDLFESTWLTDETFSGSDDSSADASIRSQEMSPDLRPREAPGASAAQNAEEVPHTSSGLALGISPYFRPDLLQEELDDEMDVQQPAVFTTLSAQMQLVTDVQQGQDPSRVQRVSNLATEMLQRQDSFRDVINTRLGAIEKSMEKMATVMVEMQKAMAHSMAVLIETRQKDHRERLDVLHSLVTSINRLVENTACLSQSSHNMSESQRHSAASAQLIATTLQMIYDKLPESAQQHAIQPPHLPPPATLTPPGLSPPQPWNGQSHQYQGYAGMYPIYEMPLPQTPASTSTQERPLRPIQRTQQPPRTPSPPQEEEDQDSPHTQ